The following coding sequences are from one Haploplasma axanthum window:
- a CDS encoding glycoside hydrolase family 3 protein, whose translation MKNKNEPLKPLRDFARRVAHEGNVLLENKNSILPIINGKVALFGRIQKDYYKSGTGSGGLVNVTDVPSFLEAFNENPRIDVNKELVQIYDKWIAENPFNAGNGMWASEPWAQEEMEITQDLIKKIKRENETPIMIIGRTAGEDRDNHKGEGSYLLTEIEYQAIKTIKKIYGKVVVILNVGNIIDMNFIKELDVDGLLYAWHGGQDGARATVDVISGYITPSGKLPATIVKTLDNYPANKNFGNKKEVIYEEDIYVGYRFFETFYEDDVLYPFGFGLSYSTFEVNVVNHQIKDNKFKLDVEVKNTGEFIGKETVQVYFSAPQGVLGKPKIELLAFKKTKLIKPKEKEIVTIEVEMSKMASYDDFGYIQKSAYVLEKGLYSIYVGTSLRNNKLALTKVLDENIVVEKLTEAMAPIKKYKRIKPSLTKDNKYKITFEAVPQRTIDLQTRIKNNFPKSFKLNNENYTLTDVLNKKITLEEFIGSLSINDMKNISLGEGMSSPKVTAGTASAFGGVTDELLEKEIPIACCSDGPSGIRMDSGGFATSLPNGTLLASTFNPSLVKDLYELEGLEMRNYDIDIILGPGMNIQRHPLNGRNFEYFSEDPLLTGIMASAVVQGLHKSGVNGSLKHFAANNQETARTIANSIISERALREIYLKGFEIAVKEAKASVIMTAYNPINGIWTASNYDLTTTILRNEWKFEGIVMTDWWAQMNTDNDEPSKENIAVMVRAQNDLYMVVPNVLEYKNNLLEEYQKGNITLAEIQRNVHNILKFIMETPVFKRKHNIQVTSNEKKIDYWFKTNETHSKYPFINQDMLTSFENEADNNLKSKFDILENKNQITYGLITNAEQSLYTFGVKPALKVDEITDILKNVNKTNIYKLPNTNWGRIDLDLNGFVYKNQLANDSWSNIEKGSIYIYAVEPKEFGKYIVELEISANLPSIYQMPFSVYVDNINKQTLTTNGTEGNKVKITSFVIIDKTNEYISFKFHKTGLNVHSINVIKHG comes from the coding sequence GAATTCAAAAAGACTATTATAAAAGTGGAACAGGATCAGGTGGATTAGTTAACGTAACAGATGTTCCAAGTTTCCTTGAAGCGTTTAATGAAAATCCAAGAATAGATGTTAACAAAGAACTTGTTCAAATTTATGATAAATGGATAGCAGAGAATCCATTTAATGCTGGAAATGGTATGTGGGCAAGTGAACCTTGGGCACAAGAAGAAATGGAAATTACACAAGATCTTATCAAAAAGATTAAACGTGAGAACGAAACGCCAATAATGATTATTGGAAGAACTGCTGGTGAAGATAGAGATAATCATAAAGGTGAAGGAAGTTATTTGCTAACCGAAATTGAATATCAAGCTATTAAAACAATTAAAAAGATTTATGGAAAAGTTGTTGTTATCTTAAATGTTGGTAATATCATTGATATGAATTTTATTAAAGAACTAGATGTTGATGGTCTATTATACGCATGGCATGGTGGACAAGACGGTGCAAGAGCAACCGTAGATGTTATTTCAGGATATATAACACCAAGTGGTAAACTTCCAGCTACAATTGTAAAAACATTAGATAATTATCCAGCGAACAAAAATTTTGGTAATAAAAAAGAAGTTATTTATGAAGAAGATATTTATGTTGGATATCGTTTTTTCGAAACATTTTATGAAGATGATGTTTTATATCCATTTGGTTTTGGATTAAGTTATTCAACTTTTGAAGTGAATGTTGTCAATCATCAAATTAAAGATAATAAGTTTAAACTTGATGTTGAAGTTAAAAATACAGGAGAGTTTATTGGAAAAGAAACTGTTCAAGTTTATTTTAGTGCACCTCAAGGTGTACTTGGTAAACCTAAAATTGAACTATTAGCATTTAAAAAGACTAAACTTATTAAACCAAAAGAAAAAGAAATAGTTACAATTGAAGTTGAAATGAGTAAAATGGCAAGTTATGATGATTTTGGATATATCCAAAAATCAGCATATGTACTTGAAAAAGGTTTGTATAGTATTTATGTAGGAACATCGTTAAGAAATAACAAACTTGCATTAACTAAAGTATTAGATGAAAATATTGTTGTTGAAAAACTTACAGAAGCAATGGCGCCTATTAAAAAATACAAAAGAATCAAACCAAGTTTAACAAAAGATAATAAGTATAAAATTACCTTTGAAGCAGTTCCACAAAGAACAATTGATCTTCAAACAAGAATTAAAAATAATTTCCCAAAGTCATTTAAATTAAATAATGAAAACTATACTTTAACAGATGTACTTAATAAAAAAATAACTCTTGAAGAATTTATTGGATCATTATCAATTAATGATATGAAAAATATATCATTAGGTGAAGGAATGTCAAGTCCTAAAGTTACTGCAGGTACAGCAAGTGCTTTTGGTGGTGTAACAGATGAATTGTTAGAAAAAGAAATTCCAATTGCATGTTGTTCAGATGGTCCATCGGGAATAAGAATGGATAGTGGTGGATTTGCAACTAGTCTTCCAAATGGAACGCTACTTGCATCAACATTCAATCCAAGTCTTGTTAAAGATTTATATGAACTAGAAGGACTAGAAATGAGAAATTATGATATTGATATAATACTAGGTCCTGGTATGAATATTCAAAGACATCCTTTAAATGGAAGAAACTTTGAATATTTTAGTGAAGATCCATTATTAACAGGAATTATGGCAAGCGCGGTAGTTCAAGGGTTACATAAATCTGGAGTTAACGGATCACTTAAGCATTTTGCAGCAAACAATCAAGAAACTGCAAGAACAATTGCAAATAGTATAATTTCTGAAAGAGCATTAAGAGAAATATATTTAAAAGGATTTGAAATAGCTGTAAAAGAAGCAAAAGCAAGTGTTATTATGACTGCATATAATCCAATTAATGGAATTTGGACTGCAAGCAATTACGATTTAACAACTACCATTTTAAGAAATGAATGGAAGTTTGAAGGAATTGTTATGACAGATTGGTGGGCACAAATGAACACTGATAATGATGAACCAAGTAAGGAAAATATTGCTGTAATGGTTAGAGCTCAAAATGATCTTTACATGGTTGTTCCAAATGTTTTAGAGTATAAAAACAATTTATTAGAAGAATATCAAAAAGGTAATATTACTTTAGCTGAAATTCAAAGAAATGTTCATAATATTTTGAAATTTATTATGGAAACTCCTGTATTTAAGCGTAAACATAATATCCAAGTAACAAGTAATGAAAAGAAAATTGATTATTGGTTTAAAACAAATGAAACTCACTCGAAATATCCGTTCATTAATCAAGATATGTTAACAAGTTTTGAAAATGAAGCTGATAATAATTTAAAGTCAAAATTTGATATTTTGGAAAATAAAAATCAAATAACATATGGATTAATAACTAATGCTGAACAAAGTTTGTATACATTTGGTGTTAAACCAGCACTTAAAGTTGATGAAATAACTGATATTCTAAAGAATGTAAATAAAACTAATATTTATAAACTTCCAAATACAAATTGGGGAAGAATAGATCTAGATTTAAATGGATTTGTATATAAAAATCAACTCGCTAATGATTCTTGGAGTAATATTGAAAAAGGATCAATATACATATATGCTGTAGAACCAAAAGAATTTGGTAAGTATATTGTTGAATTAGAAATCTCAGCAAACTTGCCAAGTATATATCAAATGCCTTTCTCCGTTTACGTTGATAATATTAATAAACAAACACTAACAACAAACGGAACAGAAGGAAATAAAGTTAAAATTACAAGTTTTGTTATTATAGATAAAACGAATGAATATATTTCATTTAAATTCCACAAGACTGGACTTAATGTCCATAGCATTAATGTAATAAAACACGGTTAA